In Sesamum indicum cultivar Zhongzhi No. 13 linkage group LG1, S_indicum_v1.0, whole genome shotgun sequence, the sequence GCTCAGATATTCGTCAAAGATTAACATGTTATCATTACTGCCTATCTCAATTCTCAAACAAaccattttaatatttatttattgaataaattacaacgaattttttttaaattattaaattataaatatttatttattatttaataaattagaaatacacttttaaaaattataaacatctaacaaataccttCTCGTAACAGCTTATTGTAGGAAGGTATTTGTCAgacgatcattaattttaataaggtatttataatttttcaaataatgagagagtatttgtaattataataaatttcagaaaagttctttgtaatttaccatttttatttattcataaaaaaaaaatagaaagtagCATTAGTTAGTTTACTAAATTCATTCAAATGTATTGgtatgttataatttaatgaaaaattatgaaaagcgATTTGTTTCTCCAAAGGTAggttataataatttctttcaagaaacataatattaataagaaaaaattaagaaaataatatatatgatagaaAACACATCCCACTTTCGAGCGGGGTTGggacttttttttatagtgcaAAGCTAGGGAATTGAGGAGAACAATCAACcatggatatttattttttaattattctcaataatttcttctaatttgatattttacacATAAATAAGAgctaaatacatataaaaatatttatttacgcacatatatatacttttggtgtagataatatatatatagcaataaAAATTCTTCCGAGGAAGGGGCTCTGATGGTGAATCCACCGTCTAGAAACGAGGTAATTATCGTTTAAACGGATTGATCaacaacaagaaattaatttaaaaagagaattattatgataattgtaattttatttttaacttgtcTGGGTGTgatgtgtgagagagagagaggagttTGGGGGTTAGGCAGTGGTCTCTGCATAAATGGAAAGATGCCTGAGCAATACAACACTGATTCTGGTGCTgtgttaaaattttgagaaacaatgaatgggaggagtgtgtgtgtgagagtgGTGAGAGGGACGAGTCCAGCAGCATCAACCATTACAACTGTGGCACTGAAAAACATGCTGCCTTTCATTTACATTTATATGCCTGCACAGCTGCAGGTGGAAAGGACTCTTATTTTCTGACCCCATTATGCACACTTGTTTTTACataccccccacccccacccccacccccttTCTCTTTATATCCGTATGTATATATTGCTCGTATAGATATATGtgtttattgttaaaaatatagagctcgtcattttatattataagttgGCGATAATCGTCGAGTTCACAATGTCTGATTAAGTCTAACTTATGCCATATGCTAGTTGGACTGCAACTactaatataacaaaaagaaaatattttgtgacggttaaatttctttgattaaatacttatgataaattttaaactaatttagtagttttttttttaaaaaaaaaattcttgaaagaaaaagatgatgGATGTATGTCATGCAATAATTTTGAGCAGTGGCGTTCTTTAATGTAGGCTGACGGGGGTCATCTCCATCTTCTGACCACCTTAGCCAACAAAGATCTTGTAATAGTGAATAGTCCAAACAGAAAATCTAACGATACCAAAAGCTGAAGGTACGTAGACCACATCATAATGTATTCAACGCACTTTTATTTACTCATCACtttgggggtggggtgggggggagtGGGGTTGAGGTTATTTCTAGGAGAGGTAGAAGGGTTGATATatgatcataaaaattaagtataatctattttgttttatgattttactaTGCATATTGAGGGTATTTGTTAAaatgaatgtacatatatgaaatataagaTAGAACATAAATTCAGAATTAAATTGTCGGTCtgaatttttccttttttcaatttttctatgtttgaaatgaataaatgggattaattttttatgatgtatattatttgattatccAATTATTTGTGTGGTTCCACGAAAGCTAATggggttttcaattttttttccaatgaaatattacaaaaataaattaatttatgtattataataatgatttaaaattatgataaattaataatatttaataaatataatcaatgtaaaaatttaaattttgactacgattaatcaaattttatgtgatttgagctataattttatgaaaacaaaatattaatgtactGGTCTAATGGTCTTGCTTATGAAAACGAAGAGTTAATAGTGATATTTGTTGTAGTGAAATTGAGtggtaaaaaagaaagggaaagaaaccCTCAAATCCACATTATTGGAATTCTTGGCAAAAGCTTAATCAAAGTACATTATGATCATATAGCCATAACCctatgaaataaattgaaacacaaactaaaattttacaaCACTTGATCATTACCAAACACATACAACATTAATCCTAGCTAACTCCCTCACCATAACACCACAAACCACTAGAAACATATGCTCCTCATCGAGCATATAATGTAATAGAAGATCCCAATTGACTAACGAACCCGATCTTCTTCGGTCCACACGGACCGGAGAGACGGGACGATGAGACGTTTAACAATGATAATTAACCATCACATCTAATTTTCATTGCGATTCTTGACATCCCATTCTCTCAGGGCAGCAGATATGTAACTCAGCCCGATGGATGAGTTATCACGGGAAGAAGTCGTCGAAGTTTCTCCGAATAATTGTGGTGCAGTCTGCGTCTGGAACTTGTGCCTGCAAGAATGGCAGGTGATTTGGAGCATGGTGGAGTTGATCTGCTTCGTGGCCTGCTCTTTCAGCGCTTGAGCTTTCTCCAGCTCCGCCTGAGCCTGCTGCCGGATTCTTTTGGCGTTGGCGAATTCCTGCTCCGCCAGCTCGATCTGCCGCTTCGCCTGCCGTCTTGCCTCCTCCGCGTAAACTTTCTCCGCCATGGCTAGTCTCAGCTGCTCCTGCGCTTGCTCTTTCAGGCTCACCGCAGCGGCGGCGCTGGTGGTGCTGCTCTCCCTCGGGGAGCATCTGCTGGCGTTGTTTATGGAGCTCATGTTTGCATTCTCGGCCTCGGTTTTCTCTCCGTTTATTTCCGACGAGCCGATGGAGAGCTGCAGCTGCATCGAATGATCCTCGTCGGGTTTCGTATCGACGGCGGAGGTGCTGGCTTTGGTGAGGAGCTGGAGTTCAAGATTGGGCGGCCGGGAGTTATTCCTCGGGGTGGTGACAGCCGCCGGAGTGCTCAAGAAGATTGGTTCTGTTGGCTTCGGCAAAGCGAGGGCAGCGGCAGCCGCGGAGGCCCATGGAGCAACGCTGAGATTGGTGTCACTGGACGGGCTGGGACTGGAGGCAGTCCGCGATAAGCACGGCGGCGGTGGCTGTAGAGGGTGGGATTCCGATCGGAGCCGCCCCATGCTGCAGGCATCTTGATGCTCAATGAAGCTCTCCACCCTACAAAAACCAATGAACTAACCAGTTAGACATTGTAATAAAAACTTTCATAGATGCATCTATGAATTTGAACAGTACAAGAATTGATGACAATCATTCTTACAAGTGTTGTAATGATTCTTTATGTAGTTAAAAAGTTGAGCAGAAGAATTCCTCAACAGCAAACTAAAGGTATGTTTGAAACCCCAGTTGTTTGAATCATGAAGATGGGTACTagaaacaaagaagaaaatgatacCACATCATTAGCATCTTGACCTTCAAAAGGATTTTCACCAAAGAAAGAAGTAAAAAAACATgattcaaaacaaaacaagaaagctCTAAAATGGACAGTTGGTGGTTTGTGTCTTTATGTAGTACTTTAAGACAAATGAAGGTAGAAATACATATCTTAATCACATCATtgttaatttaatcataattggGATAAGAGTCAAAACGCACTAAACCccaaaaatgtatataaaattagctTCTTCCATGCATAGGTATAGTGTTTGCTCTTAATCTATGAATAATTAGGAGCAGAGAagattcaaattttcaaaaggacAACTCCCAAGAGCTAGATGAGCCCTTGATCTTTGGGAACTGTAGTAGTTTTCTTGACTGTCTATAAAGAGACACTAAAACAATGTATATAAAAACATGAGTCAAAACCTAGTCCTTGAAGATCTTGGCTGCATATTTCTTGGACTGCTTGAGAAAATGATTTGACACACACACAGTCTTCTGTTCCAAGagcacacacaacacacacttaaATCCAAACATTCCGCACTGAATACAATGAAAATCTGTGAAAGAGACACGACTTCCTGATACCCTTCTCTGCAAGAATATCACACAACACAGtagtgtatatatttataataatactgTAATCTCTTCACCCTCATCACAACTTTGGTATATGTAATTGAATCAAGATTATTCTCAATagggattaattaattaattaacctgGAGAAGACACGGCCGCAATCGCAAGAGTGCCCTCGAGTCCCGCAGGTTTTGAGATGGGCTTTGTAGTCCGACTGAACAGCGTACCCTTTGGAGCATTTCTCGCAGACCCATTGCTTCTGGTTGCTGTGTTTTCGCCGGAAATGTTTCTTGATCCCGACGAGATCGCCGAGGGCGTGGCAAGGATCGTGGTGGAGGCAGCTGGGCTCCGGGCAGACGAAAACACGCTTTCTCACAATTGGGGTTTCCCGCTTTAGCAGCTTCCACGGCACCTTGTGCCGTCGGCGGTGCATCTGCAGGTTTTGGTCCCGCTGGAATCCCTGGTTGCAGATCTCGCACACGTAGCGATCCGATTCCAGAAGGGTTTTCGGGGAGAGCGACACCACTTCCGCATCTGGATCTAAAAtcccaaaatcaagaaaattcataaattctCAAAACCCACATACGTACACATACATGTATGTgactgtctctctctctctctctatatatatatatatatatatatttatataagctACCTGGAGTTCCGGCGGGGCGCCGTTTCCGTTTTCCGGCGGTGCCATTATCAGAAGAAGAGAAGGGCTCCGTCGGAGGAGAAGGATTAACGTTGCTTAACATTAACCACAGTTTCTGGCTAACAAGTTGACAAGCtgtttgagaaaatcaaaGAACCACCTGATTGAATTAAGCTGCTGCTAATTAACCGAGCTTTATGAGCTCCGTATCTGATATAATTAATGGAGGAGATGGAGCTTGTGGGGCGATGGGACTACAGAATATACAGCAACAAGTACAACCATGGGagcccccaaaaaaaaaaaaagaaatgatgaaaaagGCCCTTTCTTTCGGTAACACAATCAGCTTTTCTTTCAGCTTTCAGATTAAAAAAAGCTCAAcactttctttcttcctttatcTCTTACAACTCTCATCTTCCTCAGGCAGTCTTGGTGAAGTCACCCTTATAATAAGCTTCTTGAAAAAAgatgagagaaagagagacagaggagagagagacagaggtggggtggggggcGGGGGGGGGGACAGNNNNNNNNNNtatatatatatatatatatatatatagaattgaGAGGGCAACGCCATATATACGTAGACGTTAGGAGGAGTCTTATTTTTGTCACTTCTCATACACACACTATTTCTGTATCTAATCATCACACTGTAGCCGACTGGCCCCCCTCTTTTGGCTTTTGTTAAATTGCACATTTACCCCTCCTCTCTCATCAccacattatataatatttaattctatttaaatttattttataataatttaaattaaaaacattttatttatatttatgtgataaatatatttttggctacttatatatttttatttatttatttttaattaaaaaacatgaTTTTAAGAAAGAAGTTTGAAGGAGTAAAGTTGGAAGTACAAATATAATGTTACAGTTACGGCTTTTTTCGACGGACACAAGTCATTGCTATTCTGATGGACATCAAACACTAGACCAAGGGTTTTCAGTAAtccatcaaaaaattataattcatctAATTTGTTGGAATATTTATGGGAATATAATTTCGTCAGCATCAGTTGGCAAATACGtcggaatttttttttttgtcgaaGTCTCTGACAGTATTTGTGATTACTCAATGGTTGTAGTTGGAAATTTCGATCGGACTATCTTCTTAAtgactttaattatttttgggaGGGTTCGATTTATACCATTAGACTGTCGCAAATGCATCTATTTATTATTCTGGAGTTTAGATGATTTTAAAGATAaacaatttttgttgataactTCAACGACTATAGTCTGTCGTTTCAAAAGCCAtcgaaattttttaaaaaatatgttcaaATAGTTATATCTCATTCCAAAATCTGTCAAAAatgttgttggaaaaattctataaattagAATGTATCATCTTATTTGTGTTCCCACTCTCTTGCATCCTAGCAAAGTTCTATCTATGTATCTAccattaaactttttatttcctACATTggtattatatacatatacatatatatatatatatatataattagttacaCTAATATTGAATTCTTGCTATCTAGAAATTATAAGCGATAATTCTATTTGAATAATTGAGTTGGAAGAGATATGAACCACTGAAACTCttatgttgtttttgtttgggcaaaatatttttttagtcccataaaataagggtTGAATTTAATTTGGCATCATAATTATGGCATGTGTCGCTTAtagttttataaaacttataatcaCGTATTTTTAGTCTAAAAAAGTCATGTGCATtgtgattttgggactaaaaaagtattttgattttgggactaaaaagttccaaaatcatattttttggactaaaaagacgtgattttaaattctacaaaattaaaaacgtCACATGCCATAGTTatgataccaaaaaaaattctatctttattttatggaactaaaacaaatatttaccCCTTCTTGTTCGtatatattgttaattatGGCAAGGTAATTCATGAGatgctattatatatatatatatatatatatatatatgtctataaTTAGGTAAAGACCTTAAAAGACAATGGAGGTGGATGTATGAGAGAACATGCTTAGGAATGTAGCACACtagaagaattaaaaatttaactaccgttaattatcattataaataataaataattaaaataaatagttattgaccacGACTACATAACGGTTGTTGACTGTAGTTTTTGCGAGggtagttaaaatatttattatggctaaaaatcatagcaaatgTCTTGACTATGGCTCTTAGCCattgcaaataatttttttacggTGGAAAACTGGTTTTTATATCGATTATATTCAACTGTAGTTGATAGTAGtcatttactatgatttttagcCATAGCCACTAATATTGTAGccaataattactttttttctaGTGGCAGTTTGAGGAtggtatttgaaattttaagaattggctatgaatcaatatatatgcatCAATTGCGAGAAGATTAGACGCATCTGTAAGTGCAAGAACCGTAGGTTCAAAACAATAGATGAAGTAATGCTCGACTTATATATGAAGGGGTTTGTTGAAAGATATTACAATTAGACTACTCATGACAAAGCAATCGTGATCGAGTACCGTGATGATCCACCCGCACCGATTATTATGCTATCTTTTGATGCACCTGACACAACGATATACTTGGATGATTATCGATAGAATATCTAGGATAAAAAGATGATTTATGATATAGATAAGCCATAGTTTTTTTTCATCGTATGTCAAGCTCGAGCCCAAGTCCGAGAGTCCCAACTCATTTCCTATGAATAGTGATAAAGCCAACCCTAGTTCCTACTACAGTGGGGAAGTCTACGATTATGATGTGTTCGGCTTATTAGATGGATATTTTGAAGTAGTGCATGCGGCCGACTAGTTTTATACAACGGTCTGTGAATCCCAATTGCTGGCGGTTGCCAGGCTAGTGAACACTTGACATGGCATGCCAACCATGAAATCGAGAAAAATGCGATGTGGCATTTTTTCGATGCTGAATCGTGGAGGTATTTCGAATAGATGCACccaaatttttgtaatggtGCCTCATAATATTACACTAGGTCTATGCATTGATTGACTAACATGCACGAGCAATACTGTGGCACATAGTCATGTCTGTTGGTTATCCTAATACTGTGCAATCTCCCACCTGGAATGTGtatgaaatttt encodes:
- the LOC105165779 gene encoding protein SHOOT GRAVITROPISM 5, with product MLSNVNPSPPTEPFSSSDNGTAGKRKRRPAGTPDPDAEVVSLSPKTLLESDRYVCEICNQGFQRDQNLQMHRRRHKVPWKLLKRETPIVRKRVFVCPEPSCLHHDPCHALGDLVGIKKHFRRKHSNQKQWVCEKCSKGYAVQSDYKAHLKTCGTRGHSCDCGRVFSRVESFIEHQDACSMGRLRSESHPLQPPPPCLSRTASSPSPSSDTNLSVAPWASAAAAALALPKPTEPIFLSTPAAVTTPRNNSRPPNLELQLLTKASTSAVDTKPDEDHSMQLQLSIGSSEINGEKTEAENANMSSINNASRCSPRESSTTSAAAAVSLKEQAQEQLRLAMAEKVYAEEARRQAKRQIELAEQEFANAKRIRQQAQAELEKAQALKEQATKQINSTMLQITCHSCRHKFQTQTAPQLFGETSTTSSRDNSSIGLSYISAALREWDVKNRNEN